Proteins from a single region of Primulina tabacum isolate GXHZ01 chromosome 5, ASM2559414v2, whole genome shotgun sequence:
- the LOC142547180 gene encoding zinc finger CCCH domain-containing protein 39-like, which translates to MSFPDPTTPHSFMPPPFTCDAGGFWPPYFAENMQPDLASQFDHAPPFKRARNSENKQPVIQTNGTGSNGTSHIFYKTRICAKFMDGMCRNGEHCTFAHGTEDLRVPPPNWQELIREKDWGPGSNWNDDQRMINRTKICKKYYNGGECPYGEKCIFLHERAPSNFNAEVPWQRESSAISIGTRRDASWSSSDFNQPDLNKHVTGGSDTYQVRMSFWKTKLCSKWEIGQCPYGDRCYYAHGQSDLKVSGSRVETEQITNSDSIPAKSLATSGNQVVGYPLGEAGEDKKLSKWKLSKKINRIYADWIDDLSPPHCSPNKKDDIGTLG; encoded by the exons ATGAGTTTTCCGGATCCTACCACGCCACATTCATTTATGCCACCACCTTTTACTTGTGATGCCGGAGGATTTTGGCCTCCATATTTTGCTGAAAATATGCAACCAGATCTAGCTTCACAGTTTGATCATGCTCCACCATTTAAGAGAGCAAGAAACTCTGAAAACAAGCAGCCAGTTATTCAGACAAATGGTACCGGAAGTAATGGTACCAGCCACATATTTTACAAGACACGAATCTGTGCTAAATTCATGGATGGCATGTGCCGCAATGGCGAGCATTGCACTTTTGCTCATGGTACTGAGGATTTACGTGTGCCCCCTCCGAATTGGCAAGAGCTTATTCGAGAAAAGGATTGGGGTCCTGGGAGTAATTGGAATGATGATCAAAGAATGATTAATAGGACGAAAATCTGCAAGAAATATTACAATGGAGGTGAGTGTccatatggggagaagtgtatCTTCCTCCACGAACGGGCTCCTTCAAACTTTAATGCTGAAGTGCCTTGGCAGAGGGAGAGTTCTGCTATAAGCATAGGAACTAGAAGGGATGCCTCGTGGAGCAGCAGCGATTTCAATCAACCTGATTTGAATAAGCACGTTACTGGGGGCTCGGATACTTACCAAGTAAGGATGAGTTTTTGGAAAACCAAGTTATGCAGTAAATGGGAGATTGGTCAGTGTCCATATGGAGACAGATGCTATTATGCTCATGGCCAATCAG ACTTGAAGGTTTCTGGTTCACGTGTGGAGACAGAACAAATAACGAACTCTGACTCCATCCCGGCCAAATCTTTGGCTACTTCAGGAAATCAGGTGGTTGGTTATCCTCTTGGTGAAGCTGGAGAAGATAAGAAGTTGTCGAAATGGAAACTGTCCAAGAAAATTAATCGAATTTACGCTGACTGGATAGATGATCTATCGCCACCACACTGCTCACCGAACAAAAAGGATGATATAGGAACTTTGGGATAA